In Halorhabdus tiamatea SARL4B, a genomic segment contains:
- a CDS encoding enolase-like domain-containing protein: MDYGRVADLPIAIEAVELTQREQETSSGFARTTTVVTLRGEGHVGRGEDVTYDAEDHRALAESGPFPLEGTYTLDSFAETVASTDLFPDGPQRPPSRRYRRWGLESAALDLGLRQAGLDFGEVFERTYDPTRFVVSTALGESPSFDRIARLREVYPDVELKLDPVPAWTAKLIDRLAATDAVRILDLKGQYAHADVHQPATPSLYKRVFGAFPAAIVEDPATSEETRPLLAEHADRLSWDVPVTDVDALESLPHEPQWVNVKPSRIGSVEDLCAVVSYCQDNDIAMYGGGQFELDVGRSQIQALASLFYPDGPNDVAPSAFNDPEIEGGLPESPLDPPEATPGFGTH; this comes from the coding sequence ATGGACTACGGGCGCGTCGCCGATCTCCCGATCGCGATCGAGGCCGTCGAACTGACCCAGCGCGAGCAGGAGACCTCGAGCGGGTTCGCCCGGACGACGACGGTCGTCACCCTCAGAGGCGAGGGCCACGTCGGCCGCGGCGAGGACGTCACCTACGACGCCGAGGACCATCGCGCACTCGCCGAGTCGGGACCGTTTCCCCTCGAGGGGACGTACACGCTCGATTCGTTTGCCGAGACCGTCGCGTCGACCGATCTCTTCCCGGACGGCCCACAGCGGCCCCCGTCGCGACGATACCGGCGATGGGGTCTCGAGAGTGCGGCGCTCGACCTGGGCCTTCGACAGGCTGGTCTCGATTTCGGTGAGGTGTTCGAGCGAACGTACGATCCGACCCGATTCGTCGTCAGCACCGCTCTCGGCGAGTCGCCGTCCTTCGATCGGATCGCCCGGCTCCGGGAGGTCTATCCGGACGTCGAACTCAAGCTCGACCCCGTCCCGGCGTGGACGGCCAAGTTGATCGACCGCCTCGCGGCGACCGACGCCGTCCGGATCCTCGACCTAAAGGGCCAGTACGCTCACGCCGACGTCCACCAGCCGGCGACCCCGTCACTGTATAAGCGAGTGTTCGGCGCGTTCCCGGCGGCGATCGTCGAAGACCCGGCCACCAGCGAGGAGACGCGACCCTTGCTTGCCGAGCACGCAGACCGACTCTCGTGGGACGTCCCGGTCACCGACGTCGACGCACTCGAATCGCTCCCCCACGAGCCCCAGTGGGTGAACGTCAAACCGTCCCGGATCGGCAGCGTCGAAGATCTGTGTGCGGTCGTCTCGTACTGCCAGGACAACGACATCGCGATGTACGGCGGCGGCCAGTTCGAACTCGACGTCGGTCGCTCCCAGATTCAGGCGCTCGCGTCGTTGTTCTACCCCGACGGCCCCAACGACGTCGCGCCGAGCGCGTTCAACGACCCCGAAATCGAGGGCGGTCTTCCCGAGAGTCCCCTCGACCCGCCGGAGGCGACCCCCGGTTTCGGGACACACTGA
- a CDS encoding DUF367 family protein, giving the protein MELHVRYEGDDDPEKCTARKLDRMDMVTLHRSARATPAGVVLNPFADRALSPADADHDRLIALDCSWETAEREAFDFAGVQRSLPFLVAANPVNYGTPFQLNTVEALAGGLVILGERDHAERILSKFRWGHTFLELNDEPLERYAACDDSSEVVAVQEEYLVEESE; this is encoded by the coding sequence GTGGAGTTACACGTCCGCTACGAGGGTGACGACGACCCGGAGAAGTGTACGGCCCGGAAGCTCGACCGCATGGACATGGTGACCCTCCATCGGTCGGCCCGGGCGACGCCGGCCGGGGTCGTCCTCAACCCTTTCGCCGACCGTGCGCTCTCGCCGGCCGACGCCGACCACGACCGGCTGATCGCCCTCGATTGCTCGTGGGAGACCGCCGAACGGGAGGCCTTCGACTTTGCGGGCGTCCAGCGGTCGCTGCCCTTTCTGGTCGCCGCCAACCCCGTCAACTACGGGACGCCGTTCCAGCTGAACACGGTCGAGGCGCTGGCCGGCGGGCTGGTCATCCTCGGGGAACGCGACCACGCCGAGCGCATCCTCTCGAAGTTCCGGTGGGGCCACACGTTCCTGGAACTCAACGACGAACCGCTCGAACGCTACGCCGCTTGCGACGATTCGAGCGAGGTCGTCGCGGTCCAGGAGGAGTATCTCGTCGAGGAGTCCGAGTAG
- a CDS encoding redoxin domain-containing protein — translation MLSPGEQPPAFTLPAVVEGDVETLSLAEYLGDRIVILAFYPGDFNPACGEESDLEELDLFTMQPDVAVIGVAPDTVFSHRAFAEEYDLAIPLAADTRGEVAEAYGVAFEDDHGQHLAERAVFVVDLDGVVQYAWSSQDLQQVPPAEPIQRAVGEIGGDRAAVSRYRVAHAHYVEGRRTFTSAMGEFEDHDWMVSRSDFQRAREEFTTATDQFATAGRFVDDDRLSDHFERARRKANALWGAADWLADAADAFSSGDGEEGTAYRNDAESPLETARDLAEPLDPDDITVEDDAVNIDPDALADDATTSAMEAIRSELDGEVAGGVDLELGEETIETEDNSDDDPAPEGPDTEAARRMREYAGVGMDIDDPDGAEDDQIADALAAADDGAGTDTEANPENAGGNHDDGEETTAGPNRSPTPDNAAEECAPSNEGEADDAETDVTEEEIEEIAEELQSQNGEDGQS, via the coding sequence ATGCTGTCACCGGGTGAACAGCCGCCAGCCTTTACGCTGCCCGCCGTCGTCGAGGGCGACGTCGAGACGCTGTCGCTCGCCGAGTATCTCGGCGACCGGATCGTGATTTTGGCGTTCTACCCAGGGGACTTCAACCCGGCCTGTGGCGAGGAGAGTGACCTCGAGGAACTCGACCTCTTCACGATGCAACCCGACGTCGCCGTGATCGGAGTCGCTCCCGATACAGTCTTCAGCCACCGGGCGTTCGCCGAGGAGTACGATCTGGCGATTCCCCTCGCCGCGGACACCCGCGGCGAGGTGGCCGAGGCCTACGGCGTCGCCTTCGAGGACGACCACGGCCAGCACCTCGCCGAACGGGCAGTGTTCGTCGTCGACCTCGACGGCGTCGTCCAGTACGCCTGGTCGAGCCAGGATCTACAGCAGGTGCCGCCGGCCGAGCCGATCCAGCGAGCGGTCGGCGAGATCGGTGGGGACAGGGCGGCCGTCTCGCGGTACCGCGTCGCCCACGCCCACTACGTCGAAGGGCGGCGGACGTTCACGAGCGCGATGGGCGAGTTCGAGGACCACGACTGGATGGTCTCGCGGTCGGACTTCCAACGAGCACGCGAAGAGTTCACGACCGCCACCGATCAGTTCGCCACGGCCGGGCGGTTCGTCGACGACGATCGGCTCTCGGATCACTTCGAACGCGCGAGACGGAAGGCCAACGCGCTCTGGGGGGCCGCCGACTGGCTCGCCGACGCGGCCGACGCCTTCTCGAGTGGCGACGGCGAGGAGGGCACTGCCTACCGCAACGACGCCGAGTCCCCCCTGGAGACGGCCCGTGATCTCGCCGAGCCGCTGGATCCCGACGACATCACCGTCGAGGACGACGCCGTGAACATCGACCCGGATGCGCTCGCGGACGACGCCACGACCTCGGCGATGGAGGCGATCCGATCCGAACTCGACGGCGAGGTGGCCGGCGGCGTCGACCTCGAACTCGGGGAAGAAACCATCGAAACCGAGGACAACAGCGACGACGATCCGGCACCGGAGGGGCCGGACACCGAGGCTGCTAGACGAATGCGCGAGTACGCCGGCGTCGGAATGGATATCGACGACCCCGACGGGGCCGAAGACGATCAGATCGCCGACGCCCTCGCCGCGGCCGACGACGGAGCCGGGACGGACACTGAAGCCAACCCCGAGAACGCGGGGGGTAACCACGACGACGGCGAAGAGACGACAGCGGGCCCGAACCGGTCGCCAACACCCGATAACGCGGCCGAGGAGTGCGCCCCATCCAACGAGGGCGAGGCGGACGACGCCGAAACGGACGTGACCGAGGAGGAGATCGAGGAGATCGCCGAGGAGTTGCAGTCCCAGAACGGCGAGGACGGACAGTCCTGA
- a CDS encoding nuclear transport factor 2 family protein, producing the protein MPAANQSDCVRSFYAALDDHDYDSLAGLLAPGFVHDRPGLTLEGRDRFIRFMREERPNRQTSHPIDAIYRDGESELAARGRLLDDDGREIAAFVDVFGFDDDGIESVRTYTR; encoded by the coding sequence ATGCCCGCAGCCAATCAATCAGACTGCGTGCGATCGTTCTACGCCGCGCTCGACGACCACGACTACGACAGTCTGGCTGGCCTACTTGCGCCCGGATTCGTCCACGACCGTCCGGGGCTGACCCTCGAAGGCCGCGACCGGTTCATCCGATTCATGCGCGAGGAGCGACCGAACAGGCAGACGAGCCATCCGATCGACGCGATCTATCGCGACGGCGAGAGCGAACTCGCGGCCCGTGGCCGGCTGCTGGACGACGACGGCAGGGAAATCGCTGCCTTCGTGGACGTCTTCGGATTCGACGATGACGGGATCGAATCCGTGCGGACGTACACCCGGTGA
- the ftsY gene encoding signal recognition particle-docking protein FtsY, whose product MFDGLREKLGRFSDDVEEDVDAEATDEGEADADTGEVDDTAADTQPTDSDAIDDTEVAAESADGTAAEDAAATAEDATATAEDATATAEDATATADDATAAGESDTSSEDASDADRGVAERAKLFATGKTVIDEDDLADHLDDLELALLSSDVEMSVADEILAGVESNLVGETRRRLQSTGNLVQDALREALFDVISVGQFDFEDRIAEAEKPVVIIFTGVNGVGKTTTIAKLASYLEDRGYSSVLANGDTYRAGANQQLGEHAEALDVPYISHEQGGDPTAVIYDAVEYAEANDVDVVLGDTAGRLHTSEGLMDQLSKIERIIEPDMTLFVDEAVAGQDAVTRATEFNNAAEVDGAILTKADADPQGGAAISIAHVTGKPILFLGTGQGYEHLDPFDPKEVVDQLTLGE is encoded by the coding sequence ATGTTCGACGGACTCCGCGAGAAGTTAGGACGCTTCAGCGACGACGTCGAGGAAGACGTCGACGCGGAGGCGACCGACGAAGGCGAGGCGGACGCTGACACGGGAGAAGTGGACGATACCGCAGCGGACACCCAACCGACGGACAGCGACGCGATCGACGACACGGAGGTCGCCGCAGAATCGGCCGATGGGACGGCCGCCGAAGACGCCGCGGCGACTGCCGAAGACGCCACGGCGACTGCCGAGGACGCCACGGCAACTGCCGAAGACGCCACGGCGACTGCCGATGACGCCACAGCAGCCGGCGAGTCGGATACGTCTTCCGAGGACGCGTCGGACGCCGACCGCGGCGTCGCCGAGCGGGCGAAGCTCTTTGCGACCGGCAAGACCGTCATCGACGAGGACGACCTCGCCGATCACCTCGACGACCTCGAACTCGCGCTGTTGAGCAGCGACGTCGAGATGAGCGTCGCCGACGAGATCTTGGCGGGCGTCGAGTCGAACCTCGTCGGCGAGACACGTCGTCGCCTCCAGAGCACGGGCAACCTCGTCCAGGACGCCCTCAGGGAGGCGCTGTTCGACGTCATCAGCGTCGGCCAGTTCGACTTCGAGGACCGCATCGCCGAGGCCGAGAAGCCGGTCGTCATCATCTTCACGGGCGTCAACGGCGTCGGCAAGACCACGACGATCGCCAAACTCGCGAGCTACCTCGAAGATCGGGGCTACTCGTCGGTGCTGGCCAACGGCGACACCTACCGGGCCGGCGCGAACCAGCAACTCGGCGAGCACGCCGAGGCCCTCGACGTCCCCTACATCTCCCACGAACAGGGCGGCGACCCGACGGCGGTCATCTACGACGCCGTCGAGTACGCCGAGGCCAACGACGTCGACGTCGTGCTGGGCGACACGGCCGGGCGACTCCATACAAGCGAGGGGTTGATGGACCAGCTCTCGAAGATCGAGCGCATCATCGAGCCGGACATGACGCTGTTCGTCGACGAGGCCGTCGCCGGCCAGGACGCCGTTACTCGGGCGACCGAGTTCAACAACGCCGCCGAGGTCGACGGGGCGATTCTCACGAAGGCCGACGCCGACCCGCAGGGCGGCGCGGCGATCTCGATCGCTCACGTCACGGGCAAGCCGATCCTCTTTCTGGGCACCGGGCAGGGCTACGAGCACCTCGACCCGTTCGATCCCAAGGAAGTCGTCGATCAACTGACGCTCGGCGAGTGA
- the pfdA gene encoding prefoldin subunit alpha, with amino-acid sequence MSLGGGGGGQQQLQQIAQAIEEIEEEREELEAEVQDLRNKKTEIDEAVDAIETLETGSTVQVPLGGDAYVRAEVLDIDEITVSLGADYAAEQDQEAAADTLDRKKDAIDDQIEQLSEEISELEDESQQLEQQAQQMQQQQMQQQMQAMQQQEEADE; translated from the coding sequence ATGAGTCTCGGTGGTGGCGGTGGCGGTCAGCAGCAACTCCAGCAGATCGCCCAGGCGATCGAGGAGATCGAAGAGGAGCGAGAGGAACTCGAAGCCGAGGTCCAAGATCTCCGCAACAAGAAGACCGAGATCGACGAGGCCGTCGACGCCATCGAGACTCTCGAGACGGGCTCGACCGTCCAGGTTCCGCTCGGCGGCGATGCCTACGTCCGCGCGGAAGTCCTCGACATCGACGAGATCACCGTGAGTCTCGGGGCCGACTACGCGGCCGAACAGGACCAGGAGGCCGCAGCCGATACCCTCGACCGCAAGAAAGACGCTATCGACGACCAGATCGAGCAGCTCTCAGAGGAGATCTCCGAACTCGAAGACGAGAGCCAGCAGCTCGAACAGCAGGCCCAGCAGATGCAACAGCAGCAGATGCAACAGCAGATGCAGGCGATGCAACAGCAGGAAGAAGCCGACGAGTAG
- the rpl18a gene encoding 50S ribosomal protein L18Ae produces MSEYTVTGTFQARDGWQSFETEIEAPNENVAEEHTLAEFGSQHGLKRSQIEIEGVDA; encoded by the coding sequence ATGAGCGAATACACAGTCACCGGGACCTTTCAGGCCCGTGACGGCTGGCAATCGTTCGAGACGGAGATCGAGGCACCGAACGAAAACGTCGCCGAGGAGCACACGCTCGCCGAGTTCGGCTCCCAGCACGGGCTCAAACGCTCTCAGATCGAGATCGAGGGGGTAGACGCATGA
- a CDS encoding bifunctional 4-hydroxy-2-oxoglutarate aldolase/2-dehydro-3-deoxy-phosphogluconate aldolase codes for MDETEQLVDSGVVAVLRNIDADAMIDTVEALHAGGVTAFEVTVDARNASDLVGDVVETFDGEDAVVGAGSVIDAAAARAAIEAGAEFVVGPTLEEDVIETANRYDTLVAPGVMTPTEALRAAEAGADLIKVFPASTVGPGHLSAIQAPLGDLPLMPTGGVGPDNVAAFFDAGATVVGAGSAIIDYDAIERGDFDAVEAHAAEFVAAVADARE; via the coding sequence ATGGACGAAACCGAACAACTCGTCGACAGCGGCGTCGTCGCGGTGCTGCGAAACATCGACGCCGACGCGATGATCGACACCGTCGAAGCACTCCATGCGGGCGGCGTGACCGCCTTCGAGGTCACCGTCGACGCCCGCAACGCGAGCGACCTGGTCGGCGACGTCGTCGAGACGTTCGACGGCGAGGACGCAGTCGTCGGGGCCGGCTCGGTGATCGACGCCGCGGCGGCCCGTGCTGCCATCGAGGCCGGCGCGGAATTCGTCGTCGGTCCGACGCTCGAGGAAGACGTCATCGAGACCGCCAACCGCTACGACACGCTCGTCGCACCGGGTGTGATGACACCGACCGAGGCGCTTCGGGCGGCCGAGGCCGGGGCGGACCTGATCAAAGTCTTCCCCGCCTCGACGGTCGGCCCGGGCCATCTCAGCGCGATCCAGGCCCCGCTCGGGGACCTGCCGCTGATGCCGACCGGCGGCGTCGGCCCGGACAACGTCGCTGCGTTCTTCGACGCTGGTGCGACCGTCGTGGGTGCGGGCAGCGCGATCATCGACTACGACGCGATCGAGCGTGGCGATTTCGACGCCGTCGAGGCACACGCCGCCGAGTTCGTCGCGGCGGTCGCGGACGCACGCGAATGA
- a CDS encoding twin-arginine translocation signal domain-containing protein, with the protein MHEVSRRDLLQAAAVGGLSGMAGCQHPFGDSVRTPEVTVVSTTVPTALQGPFDLTVEVVESFSADHPGQIRVELAHTASTDAPRQIAFGATPPFSNYVGSRVDTYDMLLAIPEHTDRIEKIGRPAPVEEWVPEEPTDGCWRGPTVPRDDETDLAVIQLSPGETIAESYTLLGFGQEACLPSGTYEFVSDEPYRVVQVDQADEEWENIDKERSGFGFTLELADS; encoded by the coding sequence ATGCACGAGGTTTCCCGTCGTGACCTCCTCCAGGCTGCCGCCGTCGGCGGCCTTTCCGGCATGGCCGGGTGCCAACATCCGTTCGGCGACTCCGTCCGCACGCCCGAGGTTACGGTCGTCTCGACGACCGTCCCCACTGCACTGCAAGGCCCCTTCGATTTGACCGTCGAGGTTGTCGAATCGTTTTCGGCCGACCACCCCGGTCAGATTCGAGTCGAATTGGCGCATACAGCGTCGACAGACGCGCCGCGACAGATCGCGTTCGGAGCGACGCCCCCGTTCAGCAACTACGTCGGAAGTCGAGTCGACACGTACGACATGTTGCTGGCGATCCCCGAGCACACCGACCGCATCGAGAAGATCGGACGGCCAGCCCCTGTCGAAGAGTGGGTACCCGAGGAGCCGACCGACGGATGCTGGCGCGGGCCGACGGTCCCACGGGACGACGAAACAGATTTGGCCGTCATCCAGCTTTCGCCCGGCGAAACGATCGCCGAGAGCTACACGCTTCTGGGCTTCGGCCAGGAGGCGTGTCTTCCGTCAGGAACCTACGAGTTCGTGAGTGACGAACCGTACCGGGTCGTACAGGTCGACCAGGCCGACGAAGAATGGGAAAACATCGACAAGGAGAGATCGGGTTTCGGATTCACGCTCGAACTCGCAGACTCCTAA
- a CDS encoding aldo/keto reductase, whose amino-acid sequence MQTRPLGTTGQESTVVTFGAIALNWLEQEGADQLVELVLDHGVNHFDVAPTYGDAELKLGPKLREHREEIFLGCKTQERSYEGAWEKLERSLDRLGVETIDLYQVHGLEYDHELDEITADDGALRAFREAKDEGLIENIGLTSHGDPALILDALDRIDDLESVMFPLNPVVDAKGDDEHDYQAVLDRADRQDVGTLAIKAFAGGSWPSTEELPEHRRPYANWYEPVDDPETIRDRLNYTLSQGVTSVVSPGDPKLVKMVLDAGDRFEELDDAAQRAVREEARHDESPVPEQLHH is encoded by the coding sequence ATGCAAACCCGTCCGCTCGGCACGACCGGTCAGGAGAGTACCGTCGTCACCTTCGGCGCGATCGCGCTGAACTGGCTCGAACAGGAGGGTGCCGACCAGCTGGTCGAACTCGTCCTCGACCACGGCGTGAACCACTTCGACGTCGCGCCGACCTACGGCGACGCCGAACTCAAACTCGGCCCGAAGCTCCGCGAGCACCGCGAGGAGATCTTCCTCGGGTGCAAAACACAGGAGCGCTCTTACGAGGGAGCCTGGGAGAAACTCGAACGGTCGCTCGATCGACTCGGCGTCGAGACGATCGACCTCTATCAGGTCCACGGCCTCGAATACGACCACGAACTCGACGAGATTACCGCAGACGACGGCGCGTTGCGGGCGTTCCGGGAGGCCAAAGACGAGGGACTCATCGAAAACATCGGCCTGACGAGTCACGGCGATCCGGCTCTCATTCTCGACGCACTCGATCGGATCGACGACCTCGAGTCGGTGATGTTCCCGCTGAATCCCGTCGTCGACGCGAAAGGTGACGACGAACACGACTACCAGGCGGTCCTCGACCGCGCCGACCGACAGGACGTCGGAACGCTCGCGATCAAGGCCTTCGCCGGCGGCTCGTGGCCGTCGACCGAGGAGTTGCCCGAACATCGCCGGCCCTACGCCAACTGGTACGAGCCGGTCGACGACCCCGAGACGATCCGCGATCGGCTGAACTACACGCTCTCGCAAGGCGTCACCAGCGTGGTCAGCCCCGGCGATCCCAAGCTGGTGAAGATGGTGCTCGACGCGGGCGATCGCTTCGAGGAACTCGACGACGCGGCCCAGCGCGCCGTCCGCGAGGAGGCCCGCCACGACGAGAGCCCGGTCCCGGAGCAACTCCACCACTGA
- a CDS encoding class I SAM-dependent methyltransferase, whose protein sequence is MDVPETVTAALADCPVEGARCLEAGAGAGNATAGLLEAGADHVVAVTNEREHAQTVRERVGREYRDAVRVLEADLREIPLPDDAVEIVTAHALFNVVPPAALDAIAAEVTRVASPGAHLIVDDYAPLPGEAAMRDLFAVENAAAELAVGRSALTFYPARVLRGVFESYGWVHDRTKSVLDPVPWTESHVAAHADVAKEFADDAGRAGNLLAERADEVATNIGSESTGEMYSLAMELPA, encoded by the coding sequence ATGGACGTTCCCGAGACCGTCACCGCGGCACTCGCCGATTGCCCCGTCGAGGGCGCGCGCTGTCTGGAAGCCGGAGCCGGGGCGGGCAACGCGACCGCCGGGCTCCTCGAGGCGGGCGCGGATCACGTCGTCGCGGTGACCAACGAACGCGAGCACGCCCAGACAGTCCGTGAGCGGGTCGGCCGGGAGTACCGAGACGCAGTCCGCGTCCTGGAGGCCGATCTTCGCGAGATTCCACTCCCCGACGACGCGGTCGAAATCGTCACTGCCCACGCGTTGTTCAACGTCGTCCCGCCGGCCGCGCTCGACGCGATCGCTGCCGAGGTGACCCGTGTCGCGTCTCCGGGCGCACACCTGATCGTCGACGACTACGCGCCGTTGCCGGGCGAAGCAGCCATGCGCGACCTCTTCGCCGTCGAGAACGCGGCCGCGGAACTCGCCGTCGGCCGGTCGGCGCTGACCTTCTACCCGGCTCGAGTCCTTCGCGGCGTCTTCGAGTCCTACGGGTGGGTCCACGACCGAACGAAGTCCGTCCTCGATCCGGTCCCCTGGACCGAATCACACGTCGCCGCCCACGCCGACGTTGCCAAGGAGTTCGCCGACGACGCCGGGCGAGCCGGCAATCTGCTGGCGGAGAGAGCCGACGAAGTGGCGACGAACATCGGGTCGGAGTCCACCGGCGAAATGTACAGCCTGGCGATGGAGCTGCCAGCGTAA
- a CDS encoding SRPBCC family protein, whose product MEEVTVSRDVAAEPGAIRAGFEDVAAFMRAAGFDEVDIEGDRMAVSRAIGLAELSLTLEAVETDAEFACEQVEGMFEEMRTTYRFEGGEDGTTVTAQTEFELGGVVGAVLDATLIKRKRTQELEDQLAYLDRVATDTA is encoded by the coding sequence ATGGAGGAGGTCACTGTCTCCCGAGACGTGGCGGCCGAACCCGGCGCTATCCGGGCGGGCTTCGAGGACGTGGCGGCGTTCATGCGTGCCGCGGGGTTCGACGAGGTCGATATCGAGGGCGATCGGATGGCCGTCAGCCGGGCGATCGGGCTCGCGGAGCTCTCGTTGACCCTCGAGGCCGTCGAGACCGACGCCGAATTTGCCTGCGAGCAGGTCGAGGGCATGTTCGAAGAGATGCGCACGACCTATCGGTTCGAGGGCGGCGAGGACGGGACGACCGTCACCGCACAGACGGAGTTCGAACTCGGTGGAGTCGTCGGCGCGGTGCTCGATGCGACGCTGATCAAGCGCAAGCGGACCCAGGAACTCGAGGACCAACTCGCGTATCTCGATCGCGTCGCGACCGATACGGCGTGA
- a CDS encoding helix-turn-helix domain-containing protein yields MVHATLSLSIPRRIWIGALSQDHPDSCIRVLSAFPKGEESGVGLIEVDGPDASAVVDAIEAEETVTDLAVLNRHDETALIQFETTDPLLLFPIVGSGIPLELPFDIRDGEARWELTASQDRLSELGEQLETLGIAFTVEQLRQHVEPEQVLTDRQTTLVQAAIERGYYDTPRECTLTELAEALDMAKSTCSETLHRAEEQIIKGFFEDEPTASARRRL; encoded by the coding sequence ATGGTACACGCGACGCTTTCGCTGTCGATCCCCCGGCGAATCTGGATCGGCGCGCTCTCCCAGGACCACCCGGACTCGTGCATTCGCGTCCTCTCAGCGTTCCCGAAGGGCGAGGAGTCGGGCGTCGGGTTGATCGAAGTCGACGGCCCGGACGCCTCGGCGGTCGTCGACGCGATCGAGGCGGAGGAGACCGTCACCGACCTCGCCGTCCTGAATCGACACGACGAGACGGCCCTGATCCAGTTCGAGACGACCGACCCACTCCTGCTGTTTCCGATCGTCGGGTCGGGCATCCCGCTGGAACTCCCCTTCGACATTCGCGACGGTGAGGCCCGATGGGAACTCACGGCCTCCCAGGACCGGCTCTCGGAACTCGGCGAGCAACTCGAGACGCTGGGGATTGCCTTCACCGTCGAGCAACTCCGCCAGCACGTCGAACCCGAGCAGGTGCTGACCGACCGCCAGACCACGCTGGTTCAGGCGGCGATCGAGCGCGGGTACTACGACACGCCACGGGAATGTACGCTGACCGAACTCGCCGAGGCGCTGGACATGGCCAAATCCACCTGCAGCGAAACCCTTCACCGTGCCGAAGAGCAGATAATAAAGGGCTTCTTCGAGGACGAACCGACTGCAAGTGCCCGACGGCGGCTCTGA
- a CDS encoding inositol monophosphatase family protein, translating to MNEIDEETAAGLRSIAREAAESGAEIACTDFREGIGNDFKRDQMDPVSRADREAQDRIVEILAERDPAAAIVGEENDAEKTVPDSGPAWIIDPIDGTNNFVRGNRLWGVSLARTVDGEPVAAATVLPAIGDTYTAGPGVVERNGVECSVSERTVPSSLIVAPIFGLKQRDRDDYNVVTSYIHEELGDLRRLGSGQTSMAMVACGEIDAAISTVHMTAWDTVAGAHMVRAGGGRVTDLAGDRWRHDSDSLVATNGEIHEDVLSALRDRLDWD from the coding sequence GTGAACGAGATCGACGAGGAGACGGCCGCCGGATTGCGTTCGATCGCCCGGGAGGCAGCCGAATCCGGGGCCGAGATCGCCTGTACGGACTTCCGGGAAGGTATCGGTAACGACTTCAAGCGCGATCAGATGGACCCGGTCTCGCGAGCGGACCGGGAAGCCCAAGATCGGATCGTCGAGATACTCGCCGAACGCGACCCGGCGGCGGCGATCGTCGGCGAGGAGAACGACGCCGAGAAGACCGTGCCCGACTCGGGGCCGGCCTGGATCATCGACCCGATCGACGGGACGAACAATTTCGTGCGGGGAAACCGCCTCTGGGGCGTCAGCCTGGCCCGAACGGTCGACGGCGAACCGGTCGCCGCCGCGACGGTGTTGCCGGCGATCGGCGACACCTACACGGCGGGTCCCGGCGTCGTCGAACGGAACGGCGTCGAGTGTTCGGTCAGCGAGCGGACGGTCCCCTCGTCGCTGATCGTCGCACCGATCTTCGGCCTCAAGCAGCGTGATCGCGACGACTACAACGTCGTAACGAGCTATATTCACGAGGAGCTCGGCGACCTCCGGCGGCTGGGCAGCGGCCAGACTTCCATGGCGATGGTCGCCTGTGGCGAGATCGACGCCGCGATCTCGACGGTCCACATGACCGCCTGGGACACCGTCGCCGGCGCGCACATGGTCCGGGCCGGTGGCGGCCGCGTGACCGATCTCGCGGGCGACCGCTGGCGACACGACAGCGACTCGCTGGTCGCCACGAACGGCGAGATCCACGAGGACGTCTTGTCGGCGCTTCGGGACCGTCTCGACTGGGACTGA